From a single Solanum stenotomum isolate F172 unplaced genomic scaffold, ASM1918654v1 scaffold19995, whole genome shotgun sequence genomic region:
- the LOC125850881 gene encoding receptor-like protein 54, with the protein MEPSLALELSGRSYEDSVSLVIKGQDIELQRISKIMTSIDLSSNHFEGVILKTLKDLSSLWLLNLSHNNLIGAIPMELGQLNTLEALDLSWNRLTGKIPQELTRMNFLALLNI; encoded by the coding sequence ATGGAACCATCTCTAGCGTTGGAGTTATCTGGTAGGTCGTATGAGGATTCAGTGAGTTTGGTAATCAAAGGGCAGGATATTGAGCTACAAAGAATCAGCAAGATTATGACAAGCATAGATCTCTCAAGTAACCATTTTGAAGGTGTCATTCTGAAAACACTAAAGGATCTCAGTTCACTTTGGCTACTCAATTTATCCCATAACAATCTCATAGGTGCTATTCCAATGGAATTGGGGCAATTGAATACGCTTGAAGCTTTAGATCTCTCCTGGAATCGGCTCACTGGAAAAATTCCGCAGGAATTGACAAGAATGAACTTTCTGgccttattaaatatataa